One genomic segment of Burkholderia pyrrocinia includes these proteins:
- the ggt gene encoding gamma-glutamyltransferase, giving the protein MFDRIRPHSRPWTLLAAIALVAFNAGCTSPSTPSGAVVPVAAASGAAVPLPGFHAPELSSGWVDKPGWTSQHSMIAAANPLATQAGYEMLKAGGTAIDAAIATQMVLALVEPQSSGIGGGAFMLYFDGKAAQAYDGRETAPAAATDRLFYGPTGQPMGFYEGVVGGRSVGAPGVLRMLDAAHRAHGKLPWRRLFQPAIRLAEHGFTISPRLAMLIANDKYLKNDPAARAYFYNPDGTPKAAGTVLKNPALATVLRQVAEHGANAFYTGAIARDIVTKVRKHPTNPGLLSLQDLARYKAKVRTPLCADYRRSVVCGMPPPSSGGLAIAQMLGILEAMPDWQQIGAQKPVRNDVGYEPTPFAAHLFSEAGRLAYADRARYVADPDFVPLPGGNWASLTDKTYLAQRARLIGDNSMGVAQAGTPQGTTLAMADDRSPELPSTSDIAIVDRYGQALSMTTSIEDAFGSRLMVRGFMLNNQLTDFSFVSNDNGRPVANRVQPGKRPRSAMSPELVFDKKTKQVTMIVGSAGGPAIINHVAKTLVGVLDWGMTMQQAIALPNFGSTNGPTQLERGRVSDALAEGLKGRGHDVQVVEMNSGLQGIQRLNVQGQTVWFGGADPRREGIAMGD; this is encoded by the coding sequence ATGTTCGACCGGATTCGTCCGCATTCGCGTCCCTGGACGCTGCTCGCCGCCATCGCGCTCGTCGCGTTCAACGCCGGCTGCACGTCCCCGTCCACGCCGTCGGGCGCCGTCGTCCCGGTGGCCGCCGCGTCGGGTGCCGCCGTGCCGCTGCCCGGCTTCCATGCGCCCGAGCTGTCGTCCGGCTGGGTCGACAAGCCGGGCTGGACCTCGCAGCACAGCATGATCGCGGCCGCAAACCCGCTCGCGACGCAGGCCGGCTACGAGATGCTGAAGGCCGGCGGCACCGCGATCGACGCCGCGATCGCGACGCAGATGGTGCTCGCGCTCGTCGAGCCGCAATCGTCGGGGATCGGCGGCGGCGCGTTCATGCTGTACTTCGACGGCAAGGCGGCGCAGGCGTACGACGGCCGCGAAACCGCGCCGGCCGCCGCGACCGACCGCCTGTTCTACGGGCCGACCGGCCAGCCGATGGGCTTCTATGAAGGCGTCGTCGGCGGTCGCTCGGTCGGCGCGCCGGGCGTGCTGCGCATGCTCGACGCCGCGCACCGCGCGCACGGCAAGCTGCCGTGGCGCCGGCTGTTCCAGCCGGCGATCCGGCTCGCCGAGCACGGCTTCACGATCAGCCCGCGGCTCGCGATGCTGATCGCGAACGACAAGTACCTGAAGAACGACCCGGCCGCACGCGCGTACTTCTACAACCCGGACGGCACGCCGAAGGCGGCCGGCACGGTGCTGAAGAACCCGGCGCTCGCGACCGTGCTGCGCCAGGTCGCCGAGCACGGCGCGAACGCGTTCTATACCGGCGCGATCGCGCGCGACATCGTCACGAAGGTGCGCAAGCACCCGACCAATCCGGGCCTGCTGTCGCTCCAGGATCTCGCGCGCTACAAGGCGAAGGTGCGCACGCCGCTGTGCGCCGACTACCGGCGCTCGGTCGTCTGCGGGATGCCGCCGCCGTCGTCGGGCGGCCTCGCGATCGCGCAGATGCTCGGCATCCTCGAAGCGATGCCCGACTGGCAGCAGATCGGCGCGCAGAAGCCGGTGCGCAACGACGTCGGCTACGAGCCGACACCGTTCGCCGCGCACCTGTTCAGCGAAGCCGGGCGCCTCGCGTATGCGGACCGCGCGCGCTATGTCGCCGATCCCGATTTCGTGCCGCTGCCGGGCGGCAACTGGGCAAGCCTCACCGACAAGACCTATCTCGCGCAGCGCGCGCGGCTGATCGGCGACAACAGCATGGGCGTCGCGCAGGCCGGCACGCCGCAGGGCACGACGCTCGCGATGGCCGACGACCGCAGCCCCGAATTGCCGTCGACGTCAGACATCGCGATCGTCGACCGCTACGGGCAGGCGCTGTCGATGACGACGAGCATCGAGGATGCGTTCGGCTCGCGGCTGATGGTGCGCGGCTTCATGCTGAACAACCAGCTCACCGATTTCTCGTTCGTGTCGAACGACAACGGCCGGCCGGTCGCGAACCGCGTGCAGCCCGGCAAGCGGCCGCGCTCGGCGATGTCGCCGGAGCTCGTGTTCGACAAGAAGACGAAGCAGGTGACGATGATCGTCGGCTCGGCCGGCGGCCCCGCGATCATCAATCACGTCGCGAAGACGCTGGTCGGCGTGCTCGACTGGGGGATGACGATGCAGCAGGCGATCGCGCTGCCGAACTTCGGGTCGACGAACGGGCCGACGCAGCTCGAGCGCGGCCGCGTGTCGGACGCGCTCGCCGAAGGGCTGAAGGGCCGCGGGCACGACGTGCAGGTCGTCGAAATGAACTCGGGGCTGCAGGGGATCCAGCGTCTGAACGTGCAGGGGCAGACGGTGTGGTTCGGCGGCGCGGATCCGCGGCGCGAAGGGATCGCGATGGGGGATTGA
- a CDS encoding LysR family transcriptional regulator encodes MDLNALTLLVEILDAGNLSKAAQRLKMSRANVSYRLNQLERSIGQQLVRRTTRRIEPTEIGLKLYEHGRRIRNELLAAEESVTTLGQDLQGRVRLSVPSGYGQMVMSEWLLAFKRLHPGIVLDVVFENRVEDLMRDEIDIAVRVMPEPPQNLVARDMGAVRYVACASAAFAAAHGMPASLGALAAAPVVTATVMGRQLRIAAYLGDERHEVLLEPTLISENFLFLRQAILAGIGVGIVPDYVMQDDMRRGAVVTSLDAYRLSIFGTHMYMLYMPNRHHTRATSTFIEFILEQAGKTGRGGPGGMRQGFLSGDNPPAARRQ; translated from the coding sequence ATGGACCTGAACGCGCTGACGCTGCTCGTCGAAATCCTCGACGCCGGCAATCTCAGCAAGGCCGCGCAGCGGCTCAAGATGAGCCGCGCGAACGTCAGCTACCGGCTGAACCAGCTCGAGCGCTCGATCGGCCAGCAGCTCGTGCGGCGCACGACGCGGCGCATCGAGCCGACCGAGATCGGGCTGAAGCTGTACGAGCACGGCCGGCGCATCCGCAACGAACTGCTCGCCGCGGAGGAATCGGTGACGACGCTCGGCCAGGACCTGCAGGGCCGCGTGCGGCTGTCGGTGCCGAGCGGCTATGGGCAGATGGTGATGTCCGAATGGCTGCTCGCGTTCAAGCGGCTGCACCCGGGCATCGTGCTCGACGTCGTATTCGAGAATCGCGTGGAAGACCTGATGCGCGACGAGATCGACATCGCGGTGCGCGTGATGCCCGAGCCGCCGCAGAACCTCGTCGCACGCGACATGGGCGCGGTGCGCTACGTTGCGTGCGCGTCGGCCGCATTCGCGGCCGCGCACGGGATGCCCGCGAGCCTCGGCGCGCTGGCCGCCGCGCCGGTCGTCACCGCGACGGTGATGGGCCGCCAGCTCAGGATCGCCGCGTATCTCGGCGACGAACGCCACGAGGTGTTGCTCGAACCCACGCTGATTTCGGAGAACTTCCTGTTCCTGCGCCAGGCGATCCTCGCGGGGATCGGCGTCGGCATCGTGCCCGACTACGTGATGCAGGACGACATGCGGCGCGGCGCCGTCGTCACGTCGCTCGACGCATACCGGCTCAGCATCTTCGGCACGCACATGTACATGCTCTACATGCCGAACCGGCACCACACGCGCGCGACGTCGACGTTCATAGAGTTCATCCTCGAACAGGCCGGAAAGACCGGCCGGGGCGGGCCCGGCGGGATGCGTCAGGGTTTCCTGTCGGGTGACAATCCGCCGGCCGCGCGGCGACAATAG
- a CDS encoding 3-hydroxyacyl-CoA dehydrogenase NAD-binding domain-containing protein — protein MNSPTTSTSPATPAGTVTRERRDKVLVVTIDHPPVNALSADVRRGLADALDAAQADDAIRAVLIVGAGRNFIAGADIREFGKPPVPPSLPDVCERIESGTKPVVVALHGATLGGGLEVALAAHYRLAVPGAKLGLPEVTLGLLPGAGGTQRAPRLIGAKAALDLMLTGRHASAEEALALGLVDRVAHSDDTLAEGLAYAQELVSLGAPVRRTRDAQGLADRAAAQAAIDAARAELPKKSRGLFSPAKIVEAVEAALTQSFDAGMKLERSLFLQCIDSPQRAGLVHAFFAEREAAKAPEARRASARPVERIGVVGGGTMGAGIAVAALDAGLPVTMIERDEASLARGRAHVEKVYDGLVAKGRMTPAAHAARLARFKGSTSYDALAQADVVIEAVFEDMAVKKAVFAELARVCKPGAVLATNTSYLDIDELAASIDRPADVIGLHFFSPANVMKLLEIVVPARVSADVVATAFALARQLKKTPVRAGVCDGFIGNRILAVYRTAADYLMEDGASPYRIDHAVREFGFPMGPFQVVDLAGGDIGWATRKRRAATRDPRARYVEISDRLCERGWFGQKTSRGYYLYPDGARVGTPDPEVEAIVSEERAKKGITPRTFTDDEILRRYLAAMINEGANVVHEKIALRPLDVDAVFLYGYGFPRYRGGPMHYADTVGLANVLADIRAFAKEDPLFWKPSPLIVELVARGADFASLNRID, from the coding sequence ATGAATTCACCCACCACCTCTACTTCTCCCGCAACCCCCGCCGGCACGGTCACGCGCGAGCGACGCGACAAGGTGCTCGTCGTCACGATCGACCACCCGCCCGTCAACGCGTTGTCGGCCGACGTGCGCCGTGGCCTGGCCGACGCGCTCGACGCCGCGCAGGCCGACGACGCGATCCGCGCGGTGCTGATCGTCGGCGCCGGCCGCAACTTCATCGCGGGCGCCGACATCCGCGAATTCGGCAAGCCGCCGGTGCCGCCGTCGCTGCCCGATGTGTGCGAGCGGATCGAATCGGGCACGAAGCCGGTCGTGGTCGCGCTGCACGGCGCGACGCTCGGCGGCGGGCTCGAAGTCGCGCTGGCCGCACATTACCGGCTTGCGGTGCCTGGCGCGAAGCTCGGGCTGCCCGAAGTCACGCTCGGCCTGCTGCCCGGCGCGGGCGGCACGCAGCGCGCGCCGCGCCTGATCGGCGCGAAGGCCGCGCTCGACCTGATGCTGACGGGCCGTCACGCGAGCGCCGAAGAAGCGCTCGCGCTCGGCCTCGTCGACCGCGTCGCGCACAGCGACGACACGCTCGCCGAAGGTCTCGCGTATGCGCAGGAACTCGTGTCGCTCGGCGCACCGGTGCGCCGCACGCGCGATGCGCAGGGGCTCGCCGATCGCGCGGCCGCGCAGGCCGCGATCGACGCGGCGCGCGCGGAACTGCCGAAGAAGTCGCGCGGGCTGTTCTCGCCGGCGAAGATCGTCGAAGCGGTCGAGGCCGCGCTCACGCAGTCGTTCGATGCGGGGATGAAGCTCGAGCGCAGCCTGTTCCTGCAGTGCATCGACAGCCCGCAGCGTGCGGGCCTCGTGCATGCGTTCTTCGCGGAGCGCGAAGCGGCGAAGGCGCCCGAGGCGCGGCGCGCGAGCGCGCGGCCGGTCGAGCGGATCGGCGTGGTCGGCGGCGGCACGATGGGCGCGGGCATCGCGGTCGCGGCGCTCGACGCCGGGCTGCCGGTGACGATGATCGAACGCGACGAAGCGTCGCTCGCGCGCGGTCGCGCGCACGTCGAGAAGGTGTACGACGGCCTCGTCGCGAAAGGGCGGATGACGCCGGCCGCGCACGCGGCGCGGCTCGCACGCTTCAAGGGCAGCACGTCGTACGACGCGCTTGCGCAGGCCGACGTGGTGATCGAGGCCGTGTTCGAGGACATGGCCGTGAAGAAGGCCGTGTTCGCCGAGCTGGCGCGTGTCTGCAAACCGGGCGCGGTGCTGGCGACCAACACGTCGTATCTCGACATCGACGAACTGGCCGCGAGCATCGACCGGCCGGCCGACGTGATCGGCCTGCATTTCTTCTCGCCGGCCAACGTGATGAAGCTGCTCGAGATCGTCGTGCCGGCGCGCGTGAGCGCGGATGTCGTCGCGACCGCGTTCGCGCTGGCCAGGCAGTTGAAGAAGACACCGGTGCGCGCGGGCGTATGCGACGGCTTCATTGGCAACCGGATCCTCGCCGTCTATCGCACGGCCGCCGACTACCTGATGGAAGACGGCGCGTCGCCGTACCGGATCGATCACGCGGTGCGCGAATTCGGCTTCCCGATGGGGCCGTTCCAGGTCGTCGATCTCGCGGGCGGCGACATCGGCTGGGCGACCCGCAAGCGCCGCGCGGCGACGCGCGATCCGCGCGCGCGCTACGTGGAGATTTCCGACCGGCTGTGCGAGCGCGGCTGGTTCGGGCAGAAGACGTCGCGCGGCTACTACCTGTATCCGGACGGCGCGCGCGTCGGCACGCCGGACCCGGAAGTCGAAGCGATCGTTTCGGAAGAGCGCGCGAAGAAGGGCATTACGCCGCGCACGTTCACCGACGACGAGATCCTGCGCCGCTACCTCGCCGCGATGATCAACGAAGGCGCGAACGTCGTGCACGAGAAGATCGCGCTGCGCCCGCTCGATGTCGACGCGGTGTTCCTGTACGGCTACGGCTTTCCGCGCTATCGCGGCGGCCCGATGCACTACGCGGACACGGTCGGCCTCGCGAACGTGCTCGCCGATATCCGCGCGTTCGCGAAGGAGGATCCGCTGTTCTGGAAACCGTCGCCGCTGATCGTCGAACTCGTCGCGCGGGGCGCGGATTTCGCGAGCCTGAACCGCATCGACTGA
- a CDS encoding acyl-CoA dehydrogenase family protein, with protein sequence MDLDFTPEEEAFRTQVQRFLQAELPERIARKVKGGLHLTRDDMREWHATLNARGWLASHWPREYGGPGWSVAQKFLFDNECALAGAPRIVPFGVNMLGPVLIKYGNEAQKRRWLPRILDGTDWWCQGYSEPGAGSDLAAVKTSAVRGIDAQGEHYIVNGQKTWTTLGHYANMIFCLVRTATDVRKQEGISFLLIDMNTPGVDVRPIITLDGEHEVNEVFFTDVRVPAENLVGEENRGWTYAKFLLTYERTNIAGIGFSTAALDRLRAVAAKVTKNGKPLADDPLFAARVARVEIELENMRTTNLRVLAAVAGGGAPGAESSMLKIRGTQIRQEIASLMRRAMGPYAQPFVDEALDADYDGEPVGPDEAASAAQQYFNNRKLSIFGGSNEIQKNIIAKMMLGL encoded by the coding sequence ATGGACCTCGATTTCACTCCCGAAGAGGAAGCCTTCCGCACGCAAGTGCAGCGCTTCCTGCAAGCCGAACTGCCCGAGCGCATCGCGCGCAAGGTGAAGGGCGGCCTGCACCTCACGCGCGACGACATGCGCGAATGGCACGCGACACTCAACGCGCGCGGCTGGCTCGCGAGCCACTGGCCGCGCGAATACGGCGGCCCCGGCTGGAGCGTCGCGCAGAAGTTCCTGTTCGACAACGAATGCGCGCTCGCCGGTGCGCCGCGCATCGTGCCGTTCGGCGTGAACATGCTCGGCCCCGTGCTGATCAAGTACGGCAACGAAGCGCAAAAGCGCCGCTGGCTGCCGCGCATCCTCGACGGCACCGACTGGTGGTGCCAGGGCTACTCGGAGCCGGGCGCCGGTTCCGATCTCGCAGCGGTGAAGACGAGCGCGGTGCGCGGAATCGACGCGCAGGGCGAGCACTACATCGTGAACGGCCAGAAGACGTGGACCACGCTCGGCCACTACGCGAACATGATCTTCTGCCTCGTGCGCACCGCGACCGACGTGCGCAAGCAGGAAGGCATCAGCTTCCTGCTGATCGACATGAACACGCCGGGCGTCGACGTGCGCCCGATCATCACGCTCGACGGCGAGCACGAGGTGAACGAGGTGTTCTTTACCGACGTGCGCGTGCCGGCGGAAAACCTCGTCGGCGAGGAGAACCGCGGCTGGACCTACGCGAAATTCCTGCTCACGTACGAGCGCACCAACATCGCCGGGATCGGCTTCTCGACGGCCGCGCTCGACCGGTTGCGCGCGGTCGCCGCGAAGGTGACGAAGAACGGCAAGCCGCTCGCGGACGATCCGCTCTTCGCGGCGCGCGTCGCGCGCGTCGAGATCGAGCTCGAGAACATGCGCACGACCAACCTGCGCGTGCTGGCCGCGGTCGCGGGCGGCGGCGCGCCGGGCGCGGAAAGTTCGATGCTGAAGATCCGCGGCACGCAGATCCGCCAGGAGATCGCGTCGCTGATGCGGCGCGCAATGGGGCCGTACGCGCAGCCGTTCGTCGACGAAGCGCTCGATGCGGACTACGACGGCGAACCGGTCGGCCCGGACGAAGCCGCGAGCGCCGCGCAGCAGTACTTCAACAACCGCAAGCTGTCGATCTTCGGCGGCTCGAACGAGATCCAGAAGAACATCATCGCGAAGATGATGCTCGGGCTGTAA
- a CDS encoding acyl-CoA dehydrogenase family protein, which produces MDFQHTEDRRMLADTLNRFIAEQYAFPVRDRIAQSAEGFDRAMWQRFAELGTVGALFPEADGGFGGAGFDIAVVFECLGRGLVVEPFLGALLAGRALSLAGGDAHREKLAALIDGSASAAFAHDEPGSHYELTTVRTRAERSGDGWVLTGAKGVVDQAAQAAFFVVSARTSGHDDDAAGIGLFVVPADAPGVSLRDYRKIDGGRAAEVRFDRVALPADAALGEAGGDHDGEAGAALLERVLGYGLLALSAEALGAMDVAKEHTLEYLRTRKQFGMPIGSFQALQHRMADLLLEVEQARSAVINAAAQLDAPRAVRERALAAAKVSIGRIGTLVAEESIQLHGGIGMTWELPLSHYAKRLVMIDHQLGDEDHHLARYIALSKQ; this is translated from the coding sequence ATGGATTTCCAGCACACAGAAGACCGCCGGATGCTGGCGGACACGTTGAACCGCTTCATCGCCGAACAGTACGCGTTCCCGGTGCGCGATCGCATCGCGCAGTCGGCCGAAGGCTTCGATCGCGCGATGTGGCAGCGCTTCGCTGAACTCGGCACGGTCGGCGCGCTGTTTCCCGAGGCCGACGGCGGCTTCGGCGGCGCGGGCTTCGACATTGCCGTGGTGTTCGAATGCCTCGGGCGCGGGCTCGTCGTCGAGCCGTTCCTCGGCGCGCTGCTCGCGGGCCGCGCGCTGTCGCTCGCCGGTGGCGATGCGCATCGCGAGAAGCTCGCGGCGCTGATCGACGGCAGCGCGAGCGCCGCGTTCGCGCACGACGAGCCGGGCTCGCACTACGAACTGACGACCGTGCGCACGCGTGCCGAACGCTCGGGCGACGGCTGGGTGCTGACCGGCGCGAAGGGCGTCGTCGACCAGGCCGCGCAGGCGGCGTTCTTCGTCGTCAGCGCACGCACGTCCGGTCACGACGACGATGCGGCCGGCATCGGCCTGTTCGTCGTGCCGGCCGATGCGCCGGGCGTATCGCTGCGCGACTACAGGAAGATCGATGGCGGCCGCGCGGCCGAGGTGCGCTTCGATCGCGTCGCGCTGCCGGCCGATGCCGCGCTCGGCGAGGCGGGCGGCGATCACGACGGCGAAGCGGGCGCGGCGCTGCTCGAACGCGTGCTCGGCTACGGGCTGCTCGCGCTGTCGGCGGAGGCGCTCGGCGCGATGGACGTCGCGAAGGAACACACGCTCGAATACCTGCGCACGCGCAAGCAGTTCGGTATGCCGATCGGGAGTTTCCAGGCGCTGCAGCACCGGATGGCCGACCTGCTGCTCGAAGTCGAGCAGGCGCGCTCGGCCGTGATCAACGCGGCCGCGCAGCTCGATGCGCCGCGCGCGGTGCGCGAACGCGCGCTCGCGGCGGCGAAGGTCAGCATCGGCCGGATCGGCACGCTCGTCGCCGAGGAGAGCATCCAGTTGCACGGCGGGATCGGGATGACGTGGGAGCTGCCGCTGTCGCATTACGCGAAGCGCCTCGTGATGATCGATCACCAGCTCGGCGACGAGGATCACCATCTCGCGCGCTACATCGCGCTGTCGAAACAGTAA
- a CDS encoding CaiB/BaiF CoA transferase family protein yields the protein MTNEPRALPLAGVKVLDFSRVLAGPWCAMVLADFGAEVIKVEHPARGDDTRDWGLRIGNTETTYFNSVNRSKRSICLDLQTEAGQRIARELAAQADVVIHNFKFGGAEKLGLGCDALAELNPRLVHCAISGYDRSGAEAARPGYDLVVQGEAGLMALNGEAGQPPLKFGVAAVDLFTGMYSAQAILAALYERHATGRGRRIEMALFDCGLMITAYYGLDALLMGEDPPRYGNAHPSIVPYGVFDAADGPLVITVGNNTQFARFCDVIERPDLAADARYKTNLGRSENRADLLPEIRRELARRSRATLLAVLADEGIPCGEVLGLHEALTSERATSAGLVTRQPHPVAGDVDVLAPPYRFDGARLPVRGAPPVLGADTDAVLGGWLGMSADEVARLRADRIV from the coding sequence ATGACGAACGAACCGCGCGCATTGCCGCTGGCCGGCGTGAAGGTGCTCGATTTCTCGCGCGTGCTCGCGGGCCCGTGGTGCGCGATGGTGCTCGCCGATTTCGGCGCGGAAGTGATCAAGGTCGAGCATCCGGCGCGCGGCGACGACACGCGCGACTGGGGGCTGCGGATCGGCAATACCGAGACGACCTACTTCAACAGTGTGAATCGCAGCAAGCGTTCGATCTGCCTGGACCTGCAGACCGAGGCCGGGCAGCGCATCGCGCGCGAGCTGGCCGCGCAGGCCGACGTGGTGATCCACAACTTCAAGTTCGGCGGCGCGGAAAAGCTCGGCCTCGGCTGCGACGCGCTGGCCGAACTGAACCCGCGCCTCGTGCACTGCGCGATCTCGGGCTACGACCGTTCGGGCGCCGAGGCCGCGCGGCCCGGCTACGACCTCGTCGTGCAGGGCGAGGCCGGGCTGATGGCACTGAACGGCGAAGCCGGCCAGCCGCCGCTGAAGTTCGGCGTCGCGGCGGTCGACCTGTTCACCGGCATGTATTCGGCGCAGGCGATCCTCGCCGCGCTGTACGAGCGCCATGCGACCGGGCGCGGGCGGCGCATCGAGATGGCGCTGTTCGACTGCGGGCTGATGATCACCGCGTACTACGGGCTCGACGCGCTGCTGATGGGCGAGGACCCGCCGCGCTACGGCAACGCGCATCCGTCGATCGTGCCGTACGGCGTGTTCGACGCGGCCGACGGCCCGCTCGTGATCACGGTCGGCAACAACACGCAGTTCGCGCGCTTTTGCGATGTGATCGAGCGGCCCGACCTCGCCGCCGACGCGCGCTACAAGACCAATCTCGGCCGCTCGGAGAATCGCGCCGATCTGCTGCCCGAGATTCGCCGCGAACTCGCACGCCGGTCGCGCGCGACGCTGCTTGCCGTGCTTGCGGACGAGGGCATTCCGTGCGGCGAAGTGCTCGGACTGCACGAAGCGCTGACGTCCGAGCGGGCGACCAGCGCGGGGCTCGTCACGCGGCAGCCGCATCCGGTCGCGGGCGACGTCGACGTGCTCGCGCCGCCGTATCGCTTCGACGGCGCGCGGCTGCCGGTGCGCGGCGCGCCGCCCGTGCTGGGCGCGGATACGGACGCGGTGCTCGGCGGCTGGCTCGGGATGTCGGCCGACGAGGTCGCGCGGCTGCGTGCGGATCGCATCGTGTAA
- a CDS encoding DUF485 domain-containing protein, with product MELSVIESVTARRDYQQLVRARRRFSFTLTALMIATYYGFILLVALAPHVLATPLYRGATTTVGIAAGVAIILVAIGLTACYVLRANRAFDRRVDAILQSS from the coding sequence ATGGAGCTTTCCGTCATCGAATCGGTCACGGCGCGCCGCGACTACCAGCAACTCGTGCGCGCGCGGCGCCGCTTCAGCTTCACGCTGACGGCGCTGATGATCGCCACGTACTACGGCTTCATCCTGCTCGTCGCGCTCGCGCCGCATGTGCTCGCGACGCCGCTGTACCGCGGCGCGACGACGACGGTCGGGATCGCCGCGGGCGTCGCGATCATCCTGGTCGCAATCGGCCTGACCGCGTGCTACGTGCTGCGCGCGAATCGTGCGTTCGACCGCCGGGTCGACGCGATCCTGCAAAGTTCGTGA
- a CDS encoding cation acetate symporter codes for MRRTSIALGALAVLVSSAAHAVSVAGPMPDKVELNPVAIGMFFAFVFATLALTRWAARRTRSTRDFYTAGGGITGLQNGLAIAGDYMSAASFLGLSGMVFMFGFDGLIYSIGFLVGWPFVMFLIAEPLRNLGKFTFVDVVAYRFAQRPIRLLTSANALTIVVLYLVVQMVGAGKLIQLLFGLSYGTAELIVGVLMVVYVFFGGMTATTWVQVIKAVLLLCGATLLVLLALGEFGFSIDEMFRRAVAVHPGALGIMGPGKLIRDPANALSLGIALMFGTAGFPHILMRFFTVPNAKEARKSVLYATGFIGYFYLLTFVIGFSAIVLLAQHPEFFKLGANGTFNLTHDLLGGSNMVAVKLAQAVGGNWFYGFIAAVTFATILAVVAGLTLAGATTISHDLYAQMWARGKPDERLEMRISRAATIVLSAVAIGLSILFEHVNVAFMVGLVAAVAASANFPVLAMSIFWRGMTTRGAVLGGGLGLVSAVALTVLSKSVWVDVLHHAHAPVFLDNPALVSVPLAFIGIVVGSLADRGERARRERDAFAQQEFYAQTGLLAGEAVQH; via the coding sequence ATGCGACGCACATCGATCGCGCTCGGCGCGCTTGCCGTTCTCGTTTCCTCCGCCGCCCACGCGGTATCCGTCGCGGGCCCGATGCCCGACAAGGTCGAACTGAACCCGGTCGCGATCGGGATGTTCTTCGCGTTCGTGTTCGCGACGCTCGCGCTCACGCGCTGGGCCGCGCGCCGCACGCGCTCGACACGCGACTTCTACACGGCCGGCGGCGGCATCACCGGGCTGCAGAACGGGCTCGCGATCGCGGGCGACTACATGTCGGCCGCGTCGTTCCTCGGGCTGTCCGGGATGGTGTTCATGTTCGGCTTCGACGGGCTCATCTATTCGATCGGCTTTCTCGTCGGCTGGCCGTTCGTGATGTTCCTGATCGCCGAACCGCTGCGCAACCTCGGCAAGTTCACGTTCGTCGACGTCGTCGCGTACCGCTTCGCGCAGCGGCCGATCCGGCTGCTGACCTCCGCGAACGCGCTGACGATCGTCGTGCTGTACCTCGTCGTGCAGATGGTCGGCGCGGGCAAGCTGATCCAGCTTTTGTTCGGGCTGTCGTACGGCACGGCCGAGCTGATCGTCGGCGTGCTGATGGTCGTCTACGTGTTCTTCGGCGGGATGACCGCGACCACCTGGGTGCAGGTGATCAAGGCCGTGCTGCTGCTGTGCGGCGCGACGTTGCTCGTGCTGCTCGCGCTCGGCGAATTCGGCTTCAGCATCGACGAGATGTTCCGCCGCGCGGTGGCCGTGCATCCGGGCGCGCTCGGCATCATGGGGCCCGGCAAGCTGATCCGCGATCCGGCCAACGCGCTGTCGCTCGGCATCGCGCTGATGTTCGGCACGGCCGGTTTCCCGCACATCCTGATGCGCTTCTTCACGGTGCCGAACGCGAAGGAGGCGCGCAAGTCGGTGCTCTACGCGACCGGCTTCATCGGCTACTTCTACCTGCTGACCTTCGTGATCGGCTTCTCGGCGATCGTGCTGCTCGCGCAGCATCCCGAGTTCTTCAAGCTCGGCGCCAACGGCACGTTCAACCTGACTCACGACCTGCTCGGCGGCTCGAACATGGTCGCGGTGAAGCTCGCGCAGGCGGTCGGCGGGAACTGGTTCTACGGCTTTATCGCGGCCGTCACGTTCGCGACGATCCTCGCGGTGGTCGCGGGCCTGACGCTCGCCGGCGCAACGACGATCTCGCACGACCTGTATGCGCAGATGTGGGCGCGCGGCAAGCCCGACGAGCGCCTGGAGATGCGCATCTCGCGCGCGGCGACGATCGTGCTGTCGGCCGTCGCGATCGGGCTGTCGATCCTGTTCGAGCACGTGAACGTCGCGTTCATGGTCGGGCTCGTCGCGGCGGTGGCCGCGAGCGCGAATTTCCCGGTGCTCGCGATGTCGATCTTCTGGCGCGGGATGACGACGCGCGGCGCGGTGCTCGGCGGCGGCCTCGGTCTCGTGTCGGCGGTGGCGCTCACGGTGCTGTCGAAGTCGGTGTGGGTCGACGTGCTGCACCACGCGCACGCGCCGGTGTTCCTCGACAACCCGGCGCTCGTGTCGGTGCCGCTCGCGTTCATCGGGATCGTCGTCGGCTCGCTCGCGGATCGCGGCGAGCGCGCGCGGCGCGAGCGCGACGCGTTCGCGCAGCAGGAGTTCTACGCGCAGACGGGCCTGCTGGCCGGTGAGGCCGTGCAGCACTGA